The following coding sequences lie in one Sesamum indicum cultivar Zhongzhi No. 13 linkage group LG9, S_indicum_v1.0, whole genome shotgun sequence genomic window:
- the LOC105171117 gene encoding eIF-2-alpha kinase GCN2-like isoform X2, with translation MELVAEPWEENIKAEFVPLHDPSLTEQYECASEHDIKCLIVITDSGVSQKSSVKVVCHDTDKSNQLAQKDATTSSGKICFSGGHFVYGHLDLFSGSGELGQWILGMEENSKIVPSQIFDSLKTENVTLQYQMDKHMKPSVVESDKAGHAYGPSLRLGPLEEESEDETKSDSRNGESVGNGTVGYAKDIFVEGNLTETDFGDLDSDSESSSSDSATYDQPQTVKRDLLLINPHARHLMSWRSFST, from the exons ATGGAACTAGTGGCTGAACCGTGGGAGGAGAATATTAAG GCAGAATTTGTCCCCTTGCATGATCCAAGCCTCACTGAACAATATGAATGTGCAAGCGAGCATGATATCAAATGTCTTATTGTCATCACTGACTCTGGTGTTTCACAGAAAAGTTCAGTAAAG GTTGTATGCCATGATACTGATAAGAGTAACCAGCTCGCTCAGAAGGATGCTACTACCTCAAGTGGCAAGATCTGTTTCTCTGGAGGACATTTTGTCTATGGTCATTTAGATCTTTTCAGTGGTTCTGGGGAGTTGGGGCAGTGGATCCTGGGAATGGAAGAGAACAGCAAGATTGTTCCTTCTCAGATATTTGACAgtttgaaaactgaaaatgtcACTTTGCAATATCAAATGGACAAGCATATGAAACCGTCAGTGGTGGAAAGTGATAAGGCAGGGCATGCATATGGCCCTTCATTAAGATTAGGACCGCTTGAAGAAGAGAGTgaagatgaaacaaaaagtgaCTCAAGGAATGGTGAATCAGTTGGAAATGGTACTGTTGGCTATGCAAAG GATATTTTTGTGGAAGGAAATTTAACAGAAACTGATTTTGGTGATTTGGATAGTGATTCAGAGTCCTCATCCTCTGACTCTGCTACTTACGATCAACCACAGACTGTGAAGAGAGATTTACTCCTG ATAAATCCACACGCAAGGCACTTGATGAGTTGGCGGAGCTTTTCAACTTAA
- the LOC105171117 gene encoding eIF-2-alpha kinase GCN2-like isoform X1 — protein MELVAEPWEENIKAEFVPLHDPSLTEQYECASEHDIKCLIVITDSGVSQKSSVKVVCHDTDKSNQLAQKDATTSSGKICFSGGHFVYGHLDLFSGSGELGQWILGMEENSKIVPSQIFDSLKTENVTLQYQMDKHMKPSVVESDKAGHAYGPSLRLGPLEEESEDETKSDSRNGESVGNGTVGYAKDIFVEGNLTETDFGDLDSDSESSSSDSATYDQPQTVKRDLLLAHLLRLTCAAKGPLGDALPQITSELLNLGISICHVLFS, from the exons ATGGAACTAGTGGCTGAACCGTGGGAGGAGAATATTAAG GCAGAATTTGTCCCCTTGCATGATCCAAGCCTCACTGAACAATATGAATGTGCAAGCGAGCATGATATCAAATGTCTTATTGTCATCACTGACTCTGGTGTTTCACAGAAAAGTTCAGTAAAG GTTGTATGCCATGATACTGATAAGAGTAACCAGCTCGCTCAGAAGGATGCTACTACCTCAAGTGGCAAGATCTGTTTCTCTGGAGGACATTTTGTCTATGGTCATTTAGATCTTTTCAGTGGTTCTGGGGAGTTGGGGCAGTGGATCCTGGGAATGGAAGAGAACAGCAAGATTGTTCCTTCTCAGATATTTGACAgtttgaaaactgaaaatgtcACTTTGCAATATCAAATGGACAAGCATATGAAACCGTCAGTGGTGGAAAGTGATAAGGCAGGGCATGCATATGGCCCTTCATTAAGATTAGGACCGCTTGAAGAAGAGAGTgaagatgaaacaaaaagtgaCTCAAGGAATGGTGAATCAGTTGGAAATGGTACTGTTGGCTATGCAAAG GATATTTTTGTGGAAGGAAATTTAACAGAAACTGATTTTGGTGATTTGGATAGTGATTCAGAGTCCTCATCCTCTGACTCTGCTACTTACGATCAACCACAGACTGTGAAGAGAGATTTACTCCTG GCCCACTTGCTTCGTCTTACTTGTGCTGCTAAAGGACCGCTTGGTGATGCTTTGCCCCAAATAACATCAGAGCTCCTCAATCTGGGGATATCTATTTGTCATGTTTTATTTAGTTAA